A DNA window from Paenibacillus andongensis contains the following coding sequences:
- a CDS encoding extracellular solute-binding protein, translating to MVKKLLALMSITTLAASITACGGNSQTASSTTTPSASTAPIATADTNKPKPEFKALLQYARFDPNAEVVAKFLNEKTGYKVTYDMLPVENPDDKLNLLMANKEKYSFMLLSGPQYSRLSSSGALEPIDELVNKYGTNMKNVISQNSWNGAKLNGKIYGIPQTGSGTIVNTALIVRQDWMDELGLKAPTTRDELYNVMKTIKEKKNVMALSGGKSPLVPEIMPTFGLTLVQSTATTGWQDVSGKLVNVVENPNMKKYLAFMKKLYSEKLIDQEWSLNQANKVIENFTSGKTAIISNGYFNAPTVQNALLKNTPNAKIASLPYLKGDDGKVQVMGSAGISYYVGIPKWAENKEEIIKYLDLKLDKDIHKEATIGKEGVHHKVENGNYFPILPIFNDQYNNASSFLTGVDEKNYPIYWQARVRKDPILTDAFNKNQEAAKGNIVIDPLSFAPPLEAIGKYNLKLQKLMEDTFLKYITGAEQLENYDKFLAQWKTDGGDEMTKAVNEWYAANKK from the coding sequence ATGGTAAAAAAATTATTAGCTTTGATGTCCATCACAACTTTGGCAGCATCCATCACCGCTTGTGGCGGAAACAGCCAAACGGCAAGCAGTACCACAACACCGTCTGCGTCCACAGCTCCAATCGCAACTGCAGATACGAATAAGCCGAAGCCAGAATTCAAGGCACTGCTGCAGTATGCTCGTTTTGATCCTAATGCCGAAGTCGTAGCGAAGTTCCTGAATGAAAAAACCGGCTATAAAGTTACCTACGATATGCTGCCGGTCGAGAATCCAGATGACAAGCTCAACCTGCTCATGGCCAACAAGGAGAAATATAGCTTCATGCTGCTCAGCGGTCCACAGTATTCCAGGCTATCATCATCCGGTGCGCTGGAGCCGATTGATGAGCTAGTGAACAAATACGGCACGAACATGAAAAACGTAATTTCTCAAAACTCCTGGAATGGGGCAAAGCTGAACGGTAAAATTTACGGTATTCCGCAGACCGGTTCGGGTACGATCGTTAACACGGCACTAATCGTTCGTCAGGATTGGATGGATGAGCTTGGATTGAAGGCTCCGACAACACGCGATGAGCTGTATAACGTGATGAAGACGATCAAAGAGAAAAAGAATGTTATGGCGTTATCTGGCGGTAAATCCCCGCTCGTTCCTGAAATCATGCCGACATTCGGCCTTACGCTGGTTCAGTCGACAGCAACGACCGGCTGGCAGGATGTTAGCGGCAAACTGGTCAATGTGGTAGAAAACCCTAACATGAAAAAATACTTAGCGTTTATGAAAAAGCTTTATTCGGAGAAATTGATTGATCAGGAATGGTCTCTCAATCAGGCGAACAAAGTCATCGAGAACTTCACGAGCGGCAAAACGGCTATCATCTCGAACGGCTACTTCAACGCGCCTACCGTACAAAATGCACTTCTGAAAAACACGCCAAACGCTAAAATCGCAAGCCTGCCTTATCTGAAAGGCGATGATGGCAAAGTACAGGTTATGGGCTCCGCAGGTATCAGCTATTACGTGGGAATTCCGAAATGGGCCGAAAATAAGGAAGAGATTATCAAATACCTTGATTTGAAGCTCGATAAAGATATACACAAAGAAGCGACGATCGGTAAAGAAGGCGTTCACCACAAGGTGGAAAACGGCAACTACTTCCCGATTCTACCGATTTTCAATGACCAGTATAACAACGCTTCTTCGTTCCTCACAGGCGTGGATGAGAAAAACTATCCGATCTACTGGCAGGCGCGTGTTCGTAAAGATCCAATCCTGACCGATGCATTTAACAAAAATCAGGAAGCTGCCAAAGGCAATATCGTCATAGACCCACTTTCTTTTGCACCTCCGCTTGAAGCAATCGGTAAGTACAATTTAAAGCTGCAAAAGCTGATGGAAGATACCTTCCTGAAGTACATCACAGGAGCAGAGCAGCTAGAAAATTATGATAAGTTCTTGGCTCAGTGGAAAACGGATGGCGGAGACGAAATGACGAAAGCTGTCAACGAATGGTACGCAGCAAACAAGAAGTAA
- a CDS encoding helix-turn-helix domain-containing protein — protein MGKRLKEEARLKIVKEALAGIKVGVLARMYDIHPETIRLWIRDHRDSIPPEEIPVADEHLQELQRLQDVEQRYEKAVKVLGEKELELEILRELLKKKDPAYPRNSK, from the coding sequence ATGGGGAAAAGGCTGAAAGAAGAAGCACGGCTTAAAATTGTTAAGGAAGCATTGGCTGGTATTAAGGTGGGGGTATTAGCCCGCATGTATGACATCCATCCTGAAACCATCCGTTTGTGGATCAGAGATCACCGTGACTCTATTCCTCCGGAAGAAATCCCAGTGGCTGACGAGCATCTGCAAGAATTGCAGCGTCTACAAGATGTAGAACAACGCTATGAAAAAGCCGTTAAAGTACTTGGCGAGAAAGAGCTAGAGCTTGAGATCCTGCGCGAATTGCTAAAAAAGAAAGACCCCGCTTATCCGAGAAATTCGAAGTAG
- a CDS encoding ABC transporter permease, with product MRDTTTTTETVISTKKNGKKSYRRQLWLDIRKDWDLYLALIPGIAFLLLFKYTPMYGIIIAFKDFNIFDGMAASPWVGWKHFDKLISSASFLQVFQNTLMISVYKIVFLFPLPIVVAILLNELKNMAFKKSVQTVVYLPHFLSWVIVSGLFIDLLSTNGGIVNKIIVAMGGEPIRFFLDSHIFRSVLISTAGWKETGWNTIIYLAALAGIDPGLYEAAKIDGANKWKQIVHITLPGLVPIILLMFILRLGYVLEAGTEQILVMYNPSVYNVADVIGTYVYRIGLGEQDYSFSTAVGVFESVVAFILILSGNGLARKFFGRGIW from the coding sequence TTGCGAGATACGACCACTACGACGGAAACTGTGATATCTACAAAAAAGAATGGTAAGAAGAGCTATAGACGACAATTGTGGCTCGATATCAGGAAAGATTGGGATTTGTATCTCGCACTCATTCCCGGTATCGCATTTCTGCTGCTGTTTAAGTACACGCCGATGTATGGAATTATCATTGCTTTCAAGGATTTCAATATTTTCGATGGTATGGCGGCAAGTCCATGGGTTGGGTGGAAGCATTTCGATAAATTGATTTCATCCGCCAGTTTTTTGCAGGTGTTCCAGAACACCTTGATGATTTCTGTTTATAAAATCGTATTTCTCTTTCCGCTCCCGATTGTGGTCGCCATTTTGCTTAACGAATTAAAAAACATGGCGTTCAAAAAAAGCGTACAAACCGTCGTTTACTTGCCTCACTTCCTGTCTTGGGTTATCGTCAGCGGCTTGTTCATCGATCTGCTTTCCACGAATGGCGGTATCGTCAACAAAATAATCGTCGCCATGGGCGGCGAACCGATTCGCTTTTTCCTAGACAGCCATATTTTCCGCTCGGTTCTCATTAGTACGGCAGGATGGAAGGAGACTGGTTGGAACACGATCATTTACTTGGCGGCTTTGGCTGGTATCGATCCTGGGTTGTATGAAGCGGCCAAAATCGATGGCGCCAATAAATGGAAGCAAATTGTACATATTACGCTGCCCGGTCTTGTTCCAATCATTCTGCTCATGTTCATCCTACGACTCGGCTATGTGCTCGAGGCTGGAACTGAACAAATTCTCGTTATGTACAACCCAAGCGTATACAACGTCGCAGACGTTATTGGCACCTATGTGTATCGCATTGGTCTCGGTGAACAGGATTACAGCTTTTCAACTGCCGTCGGTGTATTTGAATCCGTGGTAGCGTTTATTTTGATCTTATCGGGTAACGGGCTGGCCCGAAAGTTTTTCGGACGAGGTATTTGGTAA
- a CDS encoding GntR family transcriptional regulator, whose product MKEKQMPKYLQLKQEILSWLHTGKLKPNDQMPSENEIAEQFQMSRQTVRQTFGELEQEGWLYRMQGKGTFVSTPQTQKSRDVQTIGILTTYISDYIFPHIVRGAESALRARGYRLLLSSTDNDKEKEKESLNMMMSHPLSGLIIEPTKSAEGNPNLSYYLSLDYQHIPYLMINERYPEMNCPSLVVDDEEGGFKAAQHLIELGHRRIAGFFKTDDLQGVNRLKGFIRAHHHYEIPLLPEFVIHYSTEEKRQKPYESAQAMLGQADERPTAFVCYNDEIAIHLLEAVRTTGLQVPRDISLVGFDDSSLATATEVKLTTLSHPKTEMGTDAAEILIDMIQNKRGNGSNTGKVYKPELIVRESTIRI is encoded by the coding sequence ATGAAAGAAAAGCAAATGCCGAAATACTTACAGTTGAAACAAGAAATTCTATCGTGGCTGCATACCGGGAAGCTGAAACCGAATGACCAAATGCCATCGGAAAATGAAATAGCCGAGCAATTTCAGATGAGCCGTCAAACCGTCCGCCAGACATTCGGCGAGTTAGAGCAAGAAGGATGGCTGTATCGGATGCAAGGCAAAGGAACATTCGTTTCCACGCCCCAAACGCAAAAAAGTCGAGATGTGCAAACCATTGGCATTCTGACAACCTATATATCGGATTATATTTTTCCTCATATCGTAAGAGGAGCGGAGTCAGCCTTACGCGCGAGAGGATACAGACTGCTTTTGTCATCTACAGACAATGATAAGGAAAAAGAGAAGGAAAGCCTAAACATGATGATGAGTCACCCTTTAAGCGGCCTTATTATTGAACCGACCAAAAGCGCGGAAGGCAATCCGAATTTAAGCTATTACCTTTCCTTAGACTATCAACATATTCCGTATTTGATGATTAATGAGCGGTATCCGGAAATGAACTGCCCTTCTTTAGTCGTGGATGATGAAGAGGGCGGTTTCAAGGCGGCTCAGCATTTAATTGAACTTGGGCATCGCCGCATTGCGGGGTTCTTCAAGACCGATGATTTGCAAGGGGTTAATCGGCTAAAAGGGTTTATTCGTGCTCATCATCACTATGAAATACCGCTGCTGCCGGAATTCGTCATTCACTATTCGACGGAGGAGAAGAGACAGAAACCCTACGAAAGCGCACAAGCGATGCTAGGTCAGGCGGATGAGCGGCCAACGGCTTTCGTTTGCTACAATGATGAGATCGCTATTCATCTGCTTGAAGCTGTGCGTACAACTGGTCTGCAAGTGCCTCGGGATATCTCTCTAGTCGGTTTTGATGACTCATCGTTAGCAACCGCAACAGAGGTCAAGCTGACGACACTTTCACACCCCAAAACGGAGATGGGAACAGACGCAGCAGAGATATTGATCGATATGATACAGAATAAACGAGGAAATGGAAGTAATACGGGGAAAGTCTACAAGCCAGAATTAATCGTCAGAGAGTCAACCATCCGAATTTAA
- a CDS encoding family 10 glycosylhydrolase, whose translation MNKSKWMSMTLLLTMIVSLWSTTAFAADTVSGSAATSVAPNASDYIEVEAAPVDITIDIEGPRKQINAVDKDVAGITDYVALFTPEYAPQITVGKTSVGVVVDGNNQVTRVVNPSVNGGVPVWTGPTDLIIPQGGYILVSNDDSWANKTYKQYLAKNFKVGDKIKLRKNGEVIPVSELMTGQGLKARLKLNNDEWFTVTEPKTVVSGKLENLEQGIPYTIRVNQSTVALQPNGTFQLEVALTEGVNYLEVIASKNGTENDRKTLVVFYKKQTDTTKEVVLWVDQGTNIFKLQTPENVHDMLIKAKDAGVTAIALDVKGVEGFANYKKNDLTGRPHISQMTAPTRAGANPNLDMLEEFIRYGHQLGIKIHAAFNVFAEGSPAHNEYGLLNQHLDWEEHIYRPEDGGQILRLRESNYYKTGKSLVAFVNPANDDVRAFELKNMEEVIKNYDVDGVVLDRTRYDNETADFSPLTRSKFEAFLAVRGKQLTNWPADVFTYVNNVRQYGPLINDWWEFRSQTIKTFTDEVRSLTDRYTALKGHKIYSSAYVGSWFESYYLNGVHWGSPNFKYDSRLKFPDDSLYTDTYAQTGYTGNIDFLMIGTYQTTQKEIEQHITLGSIVTNGEVPMYASIALANIQDPPLQRSVFQAGLSQSNGLMLFDYSQVNWSVVKASLQNVEYVKDYQVGSSVPSNQEQFLEGDLYNVSRNENNLNVYTDAFGLTTATSTFGVEALVDSTGKVTKVVNQQQALSWNWTNMSPNNSIIPQGGFVISALDASGVRTRRQLVAKTYKVGDAVRSAVLRGHLAYANTITPLKNLEIKGNVEVLGPGTAEVRLNGIPADLASNGDFSGKVSLEVGVNPVTISVYVDGRKTNEKTVNVTRTAPVITGIELDAATYRLVAGDKHATVTTAVYSDETTAQVTGAEFSSSNPQVAAVAADGTVTALKAGTSEITAVYEGKTAKSTVTVVEVASLSFDEQKHSLVKGETFLEPLKATYSDGTMAYITQGATFISSHDNVASIAADGTITAVKPGSTTITASYRGKQSEIKIKVFNTQKEKIEDKENEDGEYGDRANDNRENEIGDKG comes from the coding sequence TTGAATAAGTCGAAATGGATGTCTATGACCCTATTGCTCACAATGATCGTTTCCCTTTGGTCCACGACCGCATTTGCTGCGGATACCGTTTCTGGCTCCGCCGCCACTTCCGTAGCACCTAACGCCTCCGATTACATTGAAGTAGAAGCCGCTCCGGTCGATATTACCATTGATATTGAAGGTCCTCGCAAGCAAATTAATGCAGTTGATAAGGATGTAGCGGGCATCACCGATTATGTTGCTTTATTCACACCGGAATATGCTCCGCAGATTACGGTTGGCAAAACTTCCGTCGGCGTTGTCGTCGATGGAAATAACCAAGTCACACGCGTGGTAAACCCTTCTGTGAACGGCGGAGTGCCTGTCTGGACAGGACCAACTGACCTAATTATCCCTCAAGGCGGTTACATCCTAGTTTCAAACGACGACAGTTGGGCAAACAAAACCTATAAGCAATATCTCGCTAAAAATTTCAAGGTCGGTGACAAAATTAAACTGCGTAAAAACGGTGAAGTCATCCCTGTCTCTGAATTAATGACAGGACAAGGCCTCAAAGCTCGACTTAAGCTGAACAACGACGAATGGTTTACGGTTACCGAGCCGAAAACAGTGGTCTCTGGCAAGCTGGAAAACCTCGAACAAGGTATCCCCTATACGATTCGTGTGAACCAATCCACGGTTGCCTTGCAACCGAACGGCACCTTTCAGCTCGAGGTTGCACTCACGGAAGGTGTCAATTATCTAGAAGTCATCGCCTCCAAGAATGGGACAGAAAATGACCGCAAGACACTTGTCGTGTTTTATAAAAAACAAACCGACACCACGAAGGAAGTCGTTCTCTGGGTCGACCAAGGAACGAATATTTTCAAGCTGCAAACGCCTGAAAATGTTCATGATATGCTGATCAAGGCGAAAGACGCCGGAGTAACAGCAATCGCATTGGATGTGAAAGGCGTTGAAGGCTTCGCCAACTACAAGAAGAACGACCTAACCGGTCGTCCGCATATTTCCCAAATGACTGCGCCGACCCGTGCAGGAGCAAATCCAAACCTTGACATGCTGGAGGAGTTCATTCGGTACGGTCATCAGCTCGGCATCAAAATCCACGCAGCATTCAATGTCTTTGCCGAAGGCTCACCTGCGCACAACGAGTATGGACTGCTGAATCAGCACCTCGACTGGGAAGAACATATTTACCGTCCCGAGGATGGCGGCCAAATTCTGCGGCTTCGAGAGAGCAACTATTACAAAACGGGCAAATCCCTCGTTGCTTTCGTTAACCCGGCTAATGATGACGTAAGAGCCTTCGAGCTCAAAAACATGGAAGAAGTCATCAAAAACTACGATGTCGACGGCGTCGTTCTCGACCGAACCCGCTATGACAATGAAACGGCTGACTTCAGTCCGTTAACTCGTTCGAAGTTCGAAGCGTTTCTCGCCGTTCGCGGTAAACAGCTTACAAATTGGCCGGCCGACGTTTTCACTTACGTGAACAATGTCCGCCAATACGGACCGCTCATCAATGATTGGTGGGAGTTCCGCTCGCAGACGATCAAGACGTTTACGGATGAAGTCCGTTCGCTCACCGATCGATACACTGCCCTGAAGGGCCATAAGATCTACTCTTCCGCTTATGTCGGCTCCTGGTTTGAATCTTACTACCTGAACGGTGTCCACTGGGGCAGCCCGAACTTCAAATACGATAGCCGTTTGAAATTCCCAGACGACAGCCTTTACACCGACACGTACGCTCAAACCGGTTATACGGGCAACATCGATTTTCTAATGATCGGCACGTATCAAACAACGCAAAAAGAAATTGAGCAGCACATTACGCTGGGCAGCATCGTAACGAACGGTGAAGTTCCAATGTACGCTAGTATCGCATTGGCGAACATCCAGGATCCCCCGCTGCAGCGGTCCGTGTTTCAAGCAGGCTTGTCGCAATCGAATGGTCTGATGCTCTTCGACTATTCGCAGGTTAACTGGTCAGTCGTGAAAGCATCGCTCCAAAACGTGGAGTATGTTAAAGATTATCAGGTAGGCTCTAGCGTTCCTAGCAATCAGGAACAGTTCCTCGAAGGCGATTTGTACAATGTGAGCCGTAACGAGAATAATCTTAATGTTTACACGGATGCGTTCGGTCTAACGACAGCTACCAGCACGTTTGGTGTCGAAGCGCTCGTCGACAGCACCGGTAAAGTCACTAAGGTCGTTAACCAACAACAAGCTCTCAGCTGGAACTGGACGAATATGTCACCCAATAACAGCATAATTCCGCAAGGCGGCTTCGTCATCTCTGCACTGGATGCTTCCGGCGTTCGGACGAGACGGCAGCTGGTCGCCAAAACGTACAAGGTCGGCGATGCTGTCAGGTCGGCCGTTCTGCGCGGTCACCTTGCCTATGCCAACACCATAACGCCGCTCAAAAATCTTGAGATCAAAGGCAATGTCGAAGTACTTGGGCCGGGAACGGCTGAAGTTCGTTTGAACGGCATACCAGCAGATCTGGCTAGCAACGGAGACTTCAGCGGAAAGGTCTCGCTGGAAGTTGGCGTCAATCCCGTAACAATCTCCGTTTACGTTGACGGCCGCAAAACGAACGAAAAAACCGTAAACGTAACGCGTACGGCTCCCGTCATCACAGGCATTGAGCTTGATGCTGCCACCTATCGTCTAGTGGCAGGCGACAAGCATGCAACCGTCACGACAGCGGTCTACTCGGACGAAACGACAGCCCAAGTGACCGGTGCTGAGTTCAGCTCCAGCAATCCTCAGGTTGCTGCCGTTGCCGCAGACGGAACGGTTACCGCGTTGAAGGCTGGAACTTCGGAAATCACCGCTGTTTATGAAGGAAAAACAGCCAAATCAACCGTTACTGTCGTCGAGGTGGCAAGTCTTTCCTTTGATGAGCAGAAGCATAGTCTTGTGAAAGGTGAAACTTTCCTAGAACCTCTCAAAGCTACTTATTCTGATGGCACCATGGCGTACATCACCCAAGGCGCGACATTCATCTCTTCGCACGATAATGTCGCTTCCATTGCTGCCGATGGCACTATTACAGCCGTAAAGCCCGGTTCCACAACCATTACTGCCTCCTATCGTGGCAAACAATCGGAGATAAAGATCAAGGTGTTCAATACTCAAAAAGAGAAGATCGAAGATAAAGAGAATGAAGATGGCGAGTACGGCGATAGAGCGAACGATAATAGAGAGAATGAAATTGGAGATAAGGGTTAA
- a CDS encoding carbohydrate ABC transporter permease: MHTKSTLQTPGVRRTGAIQASLGEKIFTFVNHIFFILLGLSTIFPFINLIAKSLSSEAAVVSGMVTLFPIDFQIGTYKYVASNSLFLNAFMVSITVTLVGSLLALFMTTLAAYPLSKPRLRGRKFFIIMYLFTMLFSGGLIPTYLLMHKLNLIDKLPVLFLPFMINVYNMLIVKSYFESLPDSLEESAKMDGASNMTILVRIILPLSMPVLATIALFYAVTFWNDYFTSLIYINSVEMKPLQLYLKELFVTSTDAFMRTNVDASLNVSPQSIQAASIILATLPIIFIYPFLQKYFVKGVLVGSVKG; this comes from the coding sequence ATGCATACAAAAAGCACCTTACAAACACCTGGCGTTAGAAGGACAGGAGCCATCCAAGCATCCCTCGGTGAGAAAATTTTCACGTTCGTCAATCATATTTTCTTTATCCTGCTGGGACTTTCCACCATCTTTCCGTTCATCAATCTCATTGCCAAATCGCTTAGCAGCGAGGCTGCGGTCGTTTCGGGGATGGTAACGTTGTTCCCGATCGATTTTCAAATAGGGACTTACAAGTATGTGGCGAGCAATTCCTTATTCCTGAATGCGTTTATGGTTTCCATTACGGTGACACTGGTTGGTTCGCTGCTCGCGTTATTCATGACAACGTTAGCTGCATATCCGCTTTCCAAGCCAAGGCTGCGGGGACGCAAGTTTTTTATCATCATGTACCTGTTTACAATGTTGTTTAGCGGTGGATTGATCCCGACTTACCTGCTTATGCACAAGCTCAATCTTATCGATAAACTGCCAGTGTTGTTCCTGCCATTCATGATTAACGTATACAACATGCTCATTGTCAAAAGCTATTTCGAAAGCCTGCCTGACAGCCTTGAAGAATCGGCGAAAATGGACGGGGCCAGCAATATGACGATCCTTGTACGAATCATCTTGCCGCTGTCAATGCCAGTACTGGCGACTATCGCATTATTTTACGCGGTTACTTTCTGGAACGATTACTTTACGTCACTTATTTATATCAACTCGGTAGAAATGAAGCCGCTGCAGCTTTATTTGAAGGAATTGTTCGTCACTTCGACGGATGCTTTCATGCGGACCAATGTTGACGCATCGCTGAACGTTTCACCACAGTCGATCCAAGCGGCTTCCATTATTCTGGCGACTCTGCCGATCATTTTCATTTATCCGTTCCTGCAAAAATATTTCGTGAAGGGGGTTCTGGTCGGCTCCGTAAAAGGCTGA
- a CDS encoding response regulator transcription factor yields the protein MNLLIVEDEVRLRNALANNILWDKHGIEVVGQAGNGLEALRLIDRKKPEIILLDLQMPEMDGLTLARQLRQTDPLLKIIVLSGHDDFAYAQEALGLGVMKYLLKPAGDEEILETVLEAADRVKSELEQRHTEDELKQKWKQHLPQLINEFFQGWLNGKYEPWEIEQKSKDLHLDLQKDAEYAVAVVDMDPLSEVETRFSKKDISLLQFSLSSIVKETLLTTPCWVSTDYAGCTVVVFQIDGNEEPGVALQKINAVTEKLLLTVRSCLRLSASAGISGITGSQEDMNKLYVQAVRALQNRIVLGYDLAIPYREEQGREPELLFQPNLEKALEIALETGDGDKAIESLTALWDGGMAKAETLEDMHEHILYFTSLFTCMIQKQGWPVREVAGEDYFYFHNHIELAAKEQILFWLQRMIKAYLSYASQRRKSTSHGMIKTILSLVENEIDQEMTLHAVADRLYVNSSYLSRLFKQETGKAFSNYVLERKMERAKAILQEGARVYDAAAGVGYRDVSYFTRVFRKYWGVTPGEVRH from the coding sequence ATGAATTTATTAATTGTGGAAGATGAAGTCCGCCTCAGAAACGCACTAGCCAACAACATTCTCTGGGACAAGCACGGAATAGAGGTCGTCGGGCAGGCTGGAAACGGACTGGAAGCGCTGCGGCTGATTGACCGCAAAAAGCCTGAGATTATCTTACTGGACCTGCAGATGCCGGAGATGGACGGGCTTACTTTAGCCCGACAACTTCGCCAAACCGACCCTTTGTTGAAAATCATTGTTCTCAGTGGACATGACGATTTCGCATACGCACAAGAGGCACTTGGGCTTGGCGTTATGAAATATTTGTTAAAACCGGCAGGGGACGAGGAGATATTGGAGACGGTGCTCGAAGCGGCCGATCGGGTGAAAAGTGAGCTTGAGCAGCGACATACCGAGGATGAGCTAAAGCAAAAATGGAAACAGCATCTTCCACAGTTGATCAATGAATTTTTCCAGGGGTGGCTGAACGGAAAGTACGAACCTTGGGAAATTGAACAAAAAAGCAAGGATCTTCATTTGGATTTACAAAAAGATGCCGAATATGCTGTTGCCGTAGTCGATATGGATCCGTTATCGGAGGTTGAAACCCGATTCAGCAAGAAAGATATTTCGCTGCTCCAATTTTCACTGAGCAGTATCGTGAAGGAAACATTGCTGACCACTCCATGTTGGGTATCTACCGATTATGCGGGCTGCACGGTCGTCGTGTTTCAGATTGATGGAAATGAAGAGCCCGGAGTAGCCCTCCAGAAAATCAATGCAGTGACCGAAAAGCTGCTTTTAACTGTGCGAAGCTGCCTTAGGCTAAGTGCAAGCGCGGGGATTAGCGGGATAACTGGCAGCCAAGAGGATATGAACAAGCTGTACGTACAGGCGGTTCGTGCGTTACAGAATCGGATCGTACTGGGCTATGATCTGGCAATCCCGTACCGGGAAGAGCAGGGGAGAGAGCCGGAACTGTTGTTTCAACCAAACCTGGAGAAAGCGCTAGAGATCGCACTCGAAACGGGGGATGGCGACAAAGCGATCGAGTCGTTAACTGCACTCTGGGACGGCGGCATGGCCAAAGCGGAAACGCTTGAAGACATGCATGAGCACATCCTTTATTTTACAAGCCTCTTTACTTGCATGATCCAGAAACAGGGTTGGCCAGTACGAGAAGTGGCTGGTGAGGACTACTTTTATTTCCATAATCACATCGAACTTGCCGCAAAGGAACAAATTCTGTTTTGGCTGCAGCGGATGATAAAGGCGTATTTAAGCTATGCCAGCCAGAGGCGGAAATCGACAAGTCATGGGATGATCAAGACCATTTTAAGTCTCGTCGAAAATGAAATCGATCAGGAAATGACGCTGCATGCTGTCGCCGACCGGCTGTATGTGAACTCATCCTACCTTAGTCGACTCTTTAAACAAGAAACAGGTAAAGCCTTTTCCAACTATGTCCTTGAACGTAAAATGGAGCGAGCAAAGGCGATCCTGCAGGAGGGAGCACGGGTATACGACGCCGCAGCTGGTGTCGGGTATAGGGATGTGAGCTATTTTACAAGAGTATTCCGTAAATATTGGGGCGTGACGCCCGGGGAAGTTCGTCATTGA
- a CDS encoding aldose 1-epimerase, with protein sequence MTTQAFEGTYQGEKAIWLQAGRYEAVVLPEIGANLIAFRDTEKEYRFLREPAIEEMEAFKARPIVHGIPVLFPPNRYEDGKFPWQGKVYEFPINEPKTGNHLHGFVHNIPWAVEKFSADETESRVTLALRVREGHSVYKYLPHEFTIRLTYTLNAYGLHQHVSVHNEGKEAMPCLLAYHTTINAPFAPNSQASDYGFKMTIGNRWEMSERMLPTGEYQPLSADEEKMKVGGLSPFFESMDNHYTTSPQNGRNYMELTDSRAGIKLVYDVGTSYKQWMIWNNGASEGFFCPEPQMNLVNAPNVDLPADQIGLVSLEPGEIWEETGRLYTIELNK encoded by the coding sequence ATGACGACGCAAGCGTTTGAAGGAACATACCAAGGAGAGAAGGCCATTTGGTTACAAGCTGGCCGTTATGAAGCAGTTGTTTTACCAGAAATAGGCGCTAATTTAATTGCTTTTAGAGATACTGAAAAAGAATACCGTTTTTTGCGTGAGCCTGCAATAGAAGAGATGGAAGCTTTTAAAGCACGTCCAATCGTGCATGGGATTCCGGTCTTATTTCCACCTAATCGGTATGAAGACGGGAAGTTTCCTTGGCAAGGCAAAGTCTATGAATTTCCGATCAATGAGCCGAAAACGGGAAATCACCTCCACGGTTTTGTTCACAATATTCCATGGGCTGTTGAGAAATTTAGTGCAGATGAAACAGAGAGTCGTGTTACCTTAGCTTTACGCGTTAGAGAAGGGCATTCGGTTTATAAGTATTTACCGCATGAATTCACGATACGCTTGACTTACACATTAAATGCATATGGTTTGCATCAGCATGTATCCGTACATAACGAAGGCAAAGAGGCTATGCCTTGCTTGTTAGCGTATCACACGACAATCAATGCGCCTTTTGCGCCGAACAGTCAGGCTTCTGATTATGGGTTCAAAATGACGATCGGCAACCGCTGGGAAATGAGTGAAAGAATGCTGCCAACGGGTGAGTATCAGCCATTGTCAGCGGACGAAGAGAAGATGAAAGTAGGCGGGCTATCACCGTTCTTTGAATCCATGGATAATCATTACACAACCTCGCCGCAAAATGGCCGCAACTATATGGAGTTGACAGATTCCCGCGCAGGTATCAAACTGGTGTATGATGTAGGAACTTCCTACAAACAGTGGATGATCTGGAATAATGGCGCTTCTGAAGGTTTTTTCTGCCCAGAGCCGCAAATGAATCTGGTGAATGCACCAAACGTAGATCTCCCAGCTGATCAAATTGGACTTGTTTCCTTGGAGCCAGGCGAAATTTGGGAAGAAACAGGACGTCTTTATACGATTGAATTGAACAAATAA